The Eurosta solidaginis isolate ZX-2024a unplaced genomic scaffold, ASM4086904v1 ctg00000151.1, whole genome shotgun sequence genome segment CCCGTTCCTCTTTAACTTTaatgacaatcaaaataaaatgcaccTCGCCCGATATGTGCCTATTTAAAAAAgtccatattatcttttgctgcaaatgctgcaaaaataaaaacttgcaTTTTTCTGATAATTTCCTATTTTccgtaaaatattgaaaaaattaatttttcattgTGACAATAGAATCCGAAACACAAAGCAAAACAGTCTAGATATTTCactccattaggcattcaataataCTATTTTCAAacggaaaaataaattgaggcaatttcgattttaattgagtggtgttcatgcaactcaatttagcttacacaatagtaatttgatagttggttggctcatctctacagtaacaacatacctttgttcagactgtgaatggaatggaatgaaaacataaaacattgaaatttttgtgtgttgtaagaaaatgtgttcagtgttTTGGTTTCCTTTTGAGTTTGCCATCGTCTTTGGACAATCCctgctccagtgaaatgaaagaaataaaatcagctgatgagccaaccatatatttgagccatgcgtaactgacgtttaaatctactcaataaacacactctacaatgtgcaattttttttaattggcaatttattattacgaTTCATtatatgatgatgatgatgatgataaattgtaataataaattgcccaaatggtataaatcgTCAACTTGGTGTTTGCTTGTAGATAGTATacagcaataatgagataattaaaaatttgaatattgtatgGAAGATAGAATTCAATAAGGGTattaatctttttggctaaatAATGCTAgtagcggcttatatagttataatatttctaaatgtATAgcaaaatctactccgatcgtaatAGAAACCAAAGGCAGTTCTCTATGATAGACAACCCGCTAAAATATGCATGCCAAAcctgtcagaataagggaaaacgtaacgggatgagaacacctgaatattcttTTCATCATGTGAAGtcttcattaaaaaaattacgtGTACGCCATGCATGTACAAAATATTCCCAATTATCGATTAAACTGGTGGTTGGTCACCCTGTTTTCgtaaaaacgaaaatttcaaaaaaaagctATCGAagaactttttatacctttcatgaatatgaaatggtatattaactttggtccgatgtttgtaacgttgagaaatatagaagatagactcaccattaagtataccgaattgatcatcGCGACGAACTGaggtgatatagccatgtccgtctgtccgtccgtcggtccgtccgtctgttcgtccctctgtctgtttgaacccaaactagtccctcaaattttgagatatctcaaagaaatttggcacaaggatgtatttttgtattatattagacatttgtcggatccggtaggatcggaccactataacatttatctcccatacaaccgatcgttcagataagacgattttggccattcctgccgaaatttagaaagtgtaaacgtgaaattcggtgatatatattctgatatatcatagaagatatactgaaaaaatcatttcgatcggagctatatatagtatatatccaatacaaacgatcgttcagatagaatgatttttaGTGATTTCgcccttaattttcaatataaaaacgttaaacttggtgatatttattataatatatcatagaagatttcatgaaaaaatcatttccatcggagctatatataatatatatcccatataaccgatcgttcagatagaaagatttttggccatttctcccttagtttccaatataaacacgtgaaacttggtgatatatattctaatatatcatagaagatttcctgtaaaaatcatttacattggagctatatataatatatatcccatacaaccgatcgttcagataaggaggttttttgccattttttattttgtatttatcttaaaaaacgtttaggtatgtacatctgttcactatatatttcttatcttatacatccgattatttgtagattacgaacgggataagattattgtttagccccattcatgaaaggtaggaagtcttcggcacagccgaagacagtcccttccttacttgttttttatttgttttaggtTCAAGGAGGAAATGCTTTGCCCGTATATTTGAAACCTCACAGCGAAATTTTGCGTGTGTAATTACtccccactaaaacctaaccgcCCACGGCCCCAGCGGTTCCGCGTACCTGGGAGCGCATATTGAATTACTTCGAATACGGGCCGCGCTATATGGTATCTATGTCTACTCTTATCGGCTAGACCACCATCTTCTCGTTTCGTGAGAACTATACATCTCACATATCTGCTGACCTCATCACATCCGTCGCTTCGGCAGATCATGTTATTGATGATACTCTCCGTGGATAGGTCGCCAAATATCTCTTCTACCCTTTGATGTTGGATGAAATGCTCGCATTCGAAGGTGTTGCGTACATCCTCTAATATTCTGCAGAACAGGAAGCTTGGGTTCTACGAAGATGTTTACCGAAGTAACCGTGTCCGACTTCAGTTCAGGAATTAGGTATTTTTCTTGCGCTCTTGTTGTTCTGCATAGATTTTGATCGCGCTTGTTTTGCAACGGTATTTGCACTCGCCTCTGATTCGCGTTTGTAGATTGCTTTTCTTTTCTAAGCGAGATGATGTATTTGCGTGATTCCCGCAGGGGACAAGACAGCTTCTGCATGCTTAGTGAGAATGTAATCGTAACGCCCCTATACGTGGGACCGAGGTGTGGGAGGTTCGGTGCTACCGGCTTTCATTGCTACACCGAATAAAAATATAGAACCCGAGGCTTATGAGAGTAGTAAGCGTCGTCCTTTCGCAGGCTTCTTACATGTGCCCCGTAAGGTTGGTCTTACTGACTAGCTTCACCCGGGAATATTACGTTGAAGAGCGTGCTTCTATTTGCTGATCGCCAACCGTCATGTTAATGGTAGTGCAGATCCGCCTCGCTGTAAGTATGATGATCTGCATTTTTACTGTTGATAGCTAAAACCCGTGATCTGGGTTAAAAATTGAACTTGCCATGAAAGAAGACAACGAGAAGTTGTGGCGTCTGTTGGCGCATGTAAATGCGAgcctgtgaaggatttcgtccaCCTGGGagcagcattaacagcgaaaatcAAACTTAGAATAACTTTTACCAACCGCTACTTGTTTTTAGTCAGCCTGCAAGCCGCTTATCGTAAATGTCTTGATGCATGGCCCGGTTTTAGGATCGCCCTGGAAGTGTTAATAAAAGTTAAGGTTCTTACCGTGATGCTGACGGAGGGTGTTGAAGGAGGTATAAATATGAGCTGCATGATCTTTGCGGAGCTATTAATATAATGCAGCGATTTAAAGTGTAAAGCCTTCATTGGCTAGATCTTGTTATGCTAATGGACGAAGGCGCGATGGCCAAAAAAGTACTTAAATCGCCACTCATATTTGGAAGCAGGAAGACGGAGGCCCCCACTGAGGTAGGAGAGGCAGGTTGAGACAGACTAGAAGCCCCTTGGTGCacccaattggcgtcagtaatAGCGAAACTGGCATATCTGGCATGAATTGATATAAATGGCCAATATCGCATAGTAGTCGCCAATTATTGATGAACGTTTTGTAGGTAACCAACTACGTATGCACTGTGGCGAATATTTGCAAGTTTGGTACCTCACTATACTGCCCAGGAACAAAAATCTAAGTGGAATAAATAGCACGATAGCTAAAATGAGACAGAGAAGACCGAGTAGTAAACCAGCAACTACTTGGGAAGGCTGTTcgagaaaagtctagaccctgggagaaataaTGATGAAACAACTGAGTGGTTTATTTGTTCGATAGCTCAGTGATCGAACCAATGACAGATAAATCAGGAATTCATTGAAGAACGTCACAATATCAATAACTTAGTGACATCACGCTTTACATCAGATACTTTCTTAGGTCGTACTTTAGCCCAAGTTTACACATGTCTGTCTACAATAAATCCGCAAAAGTTAATCTAGGTGTATTTGTCCCAAGCCTATGAACTGGATTATTAGCTGTCGAATTTTTGGGTTACTTTTTTATTTCTTGTTTCTATTTCGAGATGACACCCTAAAGATGGTTTTATGTAAGTCTACACCATTTCCAATTCTAAATGTGAAACCGTCATATTGAAATGATAATAGTTCAAGttaaaatgcgaaagcgtcatttgtatttgaaaaaagttatttggaaatgagaaagcgtcagatgTAAATACGAaggcgtcatatggaaatgagaatagtcaggtGTAAATGAGAAAACATAATCTGAATATGCTAACGCGTCACTTGTACTGGAAAGGGGCTCATACATCCACCCACTCGGTGCGAAGTGAGTGGCTGGAGTGTCGTCCATCGACCGAAAACGAACCCCGATTCTCATATCGATATGCcgatttcgcatttacaattgacaaaTCTCATATCCATATGACGCATTTGCTtatacaagtgactattctcatttacatctGACTATTCATTTGACGTTACCTCTCTTATAAGTTACTGTCCTTATATCAAAGTAACGGTTTCGTATtaacaattgactattctcattttcatgttacgctttcgcatttatatcCAACGCTTTCACATTTACAACTCGTGTGGTAATTAGTATGGGAAATCTGTTAACGATTAGATGTTAAGTACAAAAATGAAGATAGTCTCGTTATATGTAGGtcttgttcaaacaaattctaaaacagGACGTGTTCGTACTTTAAGTTGGGGTTGGGAAAGTAGTGTTTTTAATGCAGTACAGTATCTAAGTGGTGGATCTTGAAGGGACGTCAAGAGCATCATAGAGAGCTTAAGAAATTGTCTAGTTTTCTTGACCActaatcaaggcgaattcagtaccgggAGGTGTtgtcccatcagctgattgcttcttcttaatAATTTCCATACATACATCGACTTAGTACATTAAAGTGCCAGTGGGTCAAAATCAATTTGAGTTGAATTTGCTTTATCATCACCTTATATGGCTTCGCCttgaatcaaactaaataaatataaatgtaaggcgctataacctacgaagagatctaaggcagagtttctcttccaatttgcgtcgtgctcctcttgattttccctacaaattgaccggacgagacctacatgttttatgccgactccgaacggcatctgcaaggcagatgaaatttcactgagagcttttcgtggcagaaatacacacggagcgcttgccaaacactgcagagaggcgaacccgcttagaaaaattttcttctaattgaaaaatcttatttctaaaattttgatgttgctttgcctggggtgtgaacgtagggcgtacggtgtggtaggcggagcacgctacaatcacaccacgctGGACTCAAACTAAGAAAAGAAAATACGAAGCAACCATACTTATATTTATTATGACATGCTGTTTTACCATTAACTCTATTGCATTGATTATCTAACTATAATTATTAAATGATGGACCGATTGCAAACTTAGATCGTCTTAGCTCACGCTCTTTGTCTCCATATATAGCTGGATAGCTTTTCTTTAAGCACGTCAATAATAAATCAAACTTATAGAAACGTGAAGGCCATTGGAATGTGCATGGCGCCGCACAATCTTTACAACCATTTTTAGAATAATCGTAACATGGGTCCGGTTTACGATGGGGTTTGAGTAATGAAAATACCAACGGTTTCTTAAGATGCCTTTCTTCAGTCCAATAACATGAACATGGTGGCATACAATTACAAGGATTCACATGCTTTACAATGTGTTCTTCTTGCGGCCGCTTTGATATGCATTTGTAGAGACGATAACGGCTCACACCACCAAAAAGCTCGGTTTGTTCGTATTCGCGTGCCAACCAACGTTCAAGTAGCTCCCAATGCGAATAATTCGGAGTATTTTTACGTAACAATTGCATACGACGCCAGAGATCGGAACGTCTTATCTCCTCATATTTACGCCCACTCTTCACCTCAAACAATTGGTACAACTCATAATAATATTCAGGTGGCGGCGATATCTGGCGTATATACTTGGTCATCTCAAAAAAGAATAAACGTCGTATACCATAAGCGATATGTTTGATATGAtcgaaattttttatattcattGCGCAAAGGGATTGAGCATCGAGTAGTAAAAGTTTTTGTCCTGTTATCAGGTTAACACGAAATGTGTtctgaaaatatttgaaataagtttaaaataaatCAAAGAAAGTGATTATTTGAAAATAGATTCTCACCATATATTGGGGATAGCCATATTTGCGTATCCATTTGCAAACTTGCACATTTGTCCATTTGTAAACATCTGGCAAGGGCATTGCATCAACTATTTTGATGCATAGATTGAGTAAGGTATCCGGTGATGCCCGAAATACAATCGGCAATGCGTTTCTATCGAATCCTGGTTCTTGTCGAAGATTTGGACGCCCATCAAATTTATAATGTTGTATTGGCGTATATTTGGAAGGATAAACTTTTTTAGGCTTAACGAACTTTTCGTCAGCCCCCACAAATTGTTCGCGCATGACTTAATGCAATTAAATATTTAGTGCAAATAATAATGCTATAAAATAGATTTTACtatttatgaaaattaaaatatttttttattgacttATTGGAAAGTCATTGTAATTGTTCTGTTTACATTAAACATTTCAAAGGTTTTGCATTTCGTAGCATTAAATTTTCACTGGTTCCAAATGAGTCAGTACAAAGCATTTACGTTGGCATTATGAAATGGCGTGAATGACTTTACAAAATTGTCAAATATCAGGTTAGGTGGGGTCGCTGAATTAAAGCTGCGAATAGCAGGACATGGTACCATAATAGTGaatagtgcttgttactggaatgttccggaactgcatccggcaaagaaccatcaacatcgataacagtccacaaggccttcgggggtatgcttatcgctacaacaacaaacactAATATAAACATCCGAGTCGATGCTTATTCTCACCATCACAAATGGGGTAGTTCAGATACCATAGCTTGAAGtgaaacacttttcccttttatttCAAACAAGAGCTTATGTATCCTGTCATGTCACgtccaaacaaaaaatttttaagcatTCCCAAACGGACTTACTGCTATTTGTATAGTTGCAAGCTAGATGAACTTGCGGCTTATCATTACTCCTGCCCACTGAATTCTCATATGTTTAGGGGTAATCCTACGTGGTGGACGGAAACGCTTTTAGGCTGCAGAACTTCCAGAAGACGGCACTACAATTCGGCCAAAATGAGTAAATCACCCTCGGACTGGCAGCTCTTCACGGTAGGTTCAGGTGTTTTTAAATGGGATATTAGGAAACGGAAGTCCTGGGTATCGAGTCCGTGAACTCAGAAAGATCCTATCGACGGATCTTGCTTCTTTGGGTACCTGAGAGATATAAACGGAAGCTGGCCGATGAGAGGTGAGAAACGCATTGGGTTTCTAATGAACACTCTTTTCCCAATTGTGCAGGAATGTGTTTCGCTGCAAGCGACTGTCAGCTTAAGAAGAATTGTATATATTCTCTTGGGGGATTTTAACTTGCATGGGtcattataattataataatacgagccgaacccgtgcgcatcAAATATAAATGtcgcatatcaaatatcaacagaaatcagctgttctatcaatcaattacctataaacttacatgcgcttacACTGcaatctggcgaatgttagcaactgccggtaatgcagtgttagttctaatcaaatattcacaatagtgcaatAGTACAAATAGGTTTATTTGTGTGCtcatagttgtttatttttaaacggttttatttagcgtgACTTGAACCACCGGACCaacagaattttgtaactgaaatttaaataacttcccgataaactacacgcttgaaacttggaatatatttcagaacccgatgacaatgcaataataagaaaaaaacttccCATAGGTGGTGCGTGGTTCGAAATATTactaaaaatcgtatttgttgtccgatttggctcatatttggaagaaatattaCATACATTCCGGTAAaattgac includes the following:
- the LOC137235678 gene encoding uncharacterized protein, with translation MREQFVGADEKFVKPKKVYPSKYTPIQHYKFDGRPNLRQEPGFDRNALPIVFRASPDTLLNLCIKIVDAMPLPDVYKWTNVQVCKWIRKYGYPQYMNTFRVNLITGQKLLLLDAQSLCAMNIKNFDHIKHIAYGIRRLFFFEMTKYIRQISPPPEYYYELYQLFEVKSGRKYEEIRRSDLWRRMQLLRKNTPNYSHWELLERWLAREYEQTELFGGVSRYRLYKCISKRPQEEHIVKHVNPCNCMPPCSCYWTEERHLKKPLVFSLLKPHRKPDPCYDYSKNGCKDCAAPCTFQWPSRFYKFDLLLTCLKKSYPAIYGDKERELRRSKFAIGPSFNNYS